A segment of the Collimonas fungivorans genome:
CAGCGCGGCCAGCCGCTGCCGGAGCAAAGCCGCCTGCACAAGACTGCGGACATGGGGCCGCCGGTGGCGGACGAGCTGTTATACCGGGTGGTGGACGCATTAAAGGAAATCGCTGCGGAAACCGGCAAGACCATCCCGCAGATCGCGCTTAACTGGCTGCTGCAACGGCCCACTGTCGCCACCGTGGTGATCGGCGCCCGCAACGAGGAGCAGCTGCTGCAGAACCTGGGTGCCATCGGCTGGAACCTGAACGCCGAGCAGGTCGCCAGGCTGGACGCCGCCAGCGCGGTGACCGTGGCCTATCCATACTGGCACCAGCGCGGCTTCACAGAGCGCAATCCGCTGCCGGTCTGATAACCCGGCTGCACCATCATCGCTTTTCGTCATCAAGATTGCAAAAATAAAGTGCTGAAACAGCTGCATCCTCATTAAAATCAGCGACTTGATTGTAAGTAGCCATTGCAGCTAAGGAAATCAAGTGCATATTCTTTTGGTGGAAGACGATTCGGTGCTGGCGGACGGCATCTTGCGCATCTTCAAAGGCCACGGCATGGTGGTCGACGTGGTGCAGAACGGCAGCGACGCCGATGCGCTGCTGCAGCGCACGGAAATTTCGGTGGTGGTGCTGGATATCGGCTTGCCTGGCATGGACGGCTTTGAAGTGATCCGCCGTTTGCGCGCGCGCGGCAGCAACATCCCGGTGCTGTTGCTGACTGCGCGCGATTCGGTGCAGGACCGGGTCTACGGCCTGGAGCTGGGGGCCGACGATTACCTGGTGAAACCGTTTGCCACCCAGGAGCTGGTGGCCAGGGTACGCGCGCTGCTGCGCCGCAGTGCGCCGCAGCCGCTGGAGATGCACCTGGGCGGGCTGTCGCTGAACACGTCGTCGCGGCGCGCCAAAATCAACGGCAAGGCGATCGAGCTGTCGGTGCGCGAGTGGGCGGTGCTTGAATACCTGCTGCAGCAGGCGTCGCGTGTCGTATCCCGGCAGCAGATCATCGACGCCATCCTGCCCTGGGGCGCCGAGCTGACGCTGAACGCGGTGGAGGTAT
Coding sequences within it:
- a CDS encoding response regulator transcription factor, which produces MHILLVEDDSVLADGILRIFKGHGMVVDVVQNGSDADALLQRTEISVVVLDIGLPGMDGFEVIRRLRARGSNIPVLLLTARDSVQDRVYGLELGADDYLVKPFATQELVARVRALLRRSAPQPLEMHLGGLSLNTSSRRAKINGKAIELSVREWAVLEYLLQQASRVVSRQQIIDAILPWGAELTLNAVEVYISRIRLKIADAGIEIRTIRGFGYMLEKTEA